The segment ATATTAGGCCCTTTTGTTAAACTTCCTACTAATTTGAAGGTAATCTCGGAAGTCGAAGTGGCCCAAGTGCCAAGTTGATGCCAAAATGAAGCAAGTTCGTACCAAATTGAGGCAAGTTCGTGCCAAAACACCCTGAGTTCATGCCAAACCCTATATTTCCTTCTTCCACAGCTCCCCCAACGGCAAACACCCCAAACAAAAAAGCAGTAGGGCGCAATCTCCCCTACTGTGAATAATCCTCTAAACTCTTATTATGTCAACTTCTCCAGCACACTAAAAAACTTGGCCCTCTTCACATACAATGCTTGTGCTTCTTCCACAGAAACTTCCCTGAATCGAATCTGAGTTCCTGGCTGTGCCTGAGCCAGTAGCGGTATATCATAGGAAATGACGGTAGCAATCCTTGTATAACCGCCGGTTGTCTGCCTGTCGGCCATCAATAGTATCGGGCTTCCATCTGCAGGAACTTGTATCCCCCCAAGAGGGATCGCTTCTGAGATGATATCTGCCGATGTTTTGTGCTCGATTTTAGGCCCTTTTAGTCTATAGCCCATCCTATCCGATTGCGGGGTGACTTCATAAGTGGAGGAAAGGAATGTTTCCACAGATGATTCATGAAAGGCCTCAAGATGGGGCCCAAGGCATACCCTTATTTCCATCTCTTTATTGTAGGAAGGTATCTCTTGGGGATGGATGGATCGTCTGGTTCGTACACCAACATGACCTTCT is part of the Sutcliffiella sp. FSL R7-0096 genome and harbors:
- a CDS encoding biotin-dependent carboxyltransferase family protein — translated: MTKPLFQVMKPGLLTTFQDLGRTGLQEFGVVVSGAMDEYALQIGNLLVGNDKGEAALEVTFMGPELKALEDVVVVICGGNLSPKVNGKKVSMWKSFKVKKGELLEFGKPIEGARSYICVAGGFDVPVVMGSKSTFLKAKIGGLNGRGLEKDDVLYGEGHVGVRTRRSIHPQEIPSYNKEMEIRVCLGPHLEAFHESSVETFLSSTYEVTPQSDRMGYRLKGPKIEHKTSADIISEAIPLGGIQVPADGSPILLMADRQTTGGYTRIATVISYDIPLLAQAQPGTQIRFREVSVEEAQALYVKRAKFFSVLEKLT